The sequence below is a genomic window from Chelmon rostratus isolate fCheRos1 chromosome 24, fCheRos1.pri, whole genome shotgun sequence.
ATTAGCCATAACAAGAATATAATGATAATACACCACGGCTGAGTGTCGATCAGCTTGCTCTGGAGTTCTTCTGCCACGTAGTAACCAAAATGGATCAACACATCTCTAAGCTTTTTAATAAGCATAGTTTTAGGCTCTACCTTCTTCTGTGTCACTTTCTGCTTTGACATAATAAAGAAACTGTGGAGTCCCTGTGCTCACTCACCTTGATTTGATTTAATACGTGAGAAGTCAATCAATATCTATCATTATGTGCTATCAGCAGGAGCTGGCAGCACTGACTGGAGGAGAATCTGACTCTGTTTCTTCTGGGCTGCTGGCCAGGACCTCCTGCTTGGAGCGCCTCCTGGAGGCCATTTTGCAAAGCCCAGCGAGGAGGAAGACCAAAGAGATGGCAGCAAAGTAGCCGCCATAGATGAAGAACTGAGGGaagcaaacaacacaattaATATCGTGTATCAAATCTACACTGTGTGAGGTGGATGAACAGCATGCCTCTACGTATGTTGTCATGGGCAAGTAAGCGTGGGCGGGGCTTGTTGTGCTTCCTCACCTGAGTGAAGACATCGAGGCCGAGGCCAGCTGagtccaccaccaccacagtgagcagggactgcagcagcagagccatgAAGGTGTTCACTCCAAACACCAGGGCATAGCGCTGCATGTTGAGGCTGGCTGCGATCTGATATCTGACGGGTCAGAGGGCAGGCAACAGGAAAGCCTTATGAAATATGTGAGGAAGGTTTTGATCTATAGTACAGCGTAATAATAAACAGCGGCAAAACTTGTAATGAAACTTGGAGTGTAGAGGTTAAGAAAGCAGGCATTCAAATCCACCCAGAACCCACTGCCTGAACTTCAGTATAAACAGAGGACTGACATCCAGAAAGAGAAACATCTGAACatagaggaagaaaatgatCCAGCAACCCTACTATTTGTTTAAGCTCATATTTGGTTATTGTTGAGGTGGTTATTCAACAGTGTTCCCACACTTCTCGAACCAGAACATATTTAGATACTTGGAGAtgaatgtgtttcttcttgTACACATCTCATTAACAGTTGGATTAGTTTTCAGTGAGACCAGCCCCTAGATGTTGAGACATTATAGTCAATGATTGCTGCAATCTGGACTACAATTCCTCTTCCCCTTTCTATTTGTCTGCTAACAAATAATCAAGAAGTTTCAGTCTCACATGAATCCAAGTTAATATGCGGTGACTGACTGACGAGCAAGAAGTACAACTTCTGTTGCCTCTTCGTACTTACGTGGCCACAGTGATGAGCAGCATGTATGTGGCTCTGAAGAGGACATACGAGCTATAACACAGCCAGATGTTCCTCAGCGTGTCCatgacgaacacacacacagccatcagcagagagaggatACACAGCGCCAGCTCCCCCCACAGAGACCAGCACACAGGCAGGTAGCCCACCAGCAGAGCTGCCAGAGCCCCTGTGGACCAGCAGaacacaaaacagctgttagaaatatttctatttgatCTATTGCGGAATTCTCttacattttattgttaatttatCTACTTGGTAAGACGTGCCTTGCTCTTAGGACCCAGACAATTTCACAACACGTTGTTCTGATGTGTATGACAATAAAATCTGATGTGATTTACCACAGTAACTACAGCCATCACGTTTCTGTGAAGGTGCAGGTGTCGCAACACTTGAAACACCTGCAGGTGCCATGCGCCTGCCTTTGTGGCTCCCTCACCTAGCAGTGTGGACAGTGTCTCTACGTAGCCGTTGTAGATTTCGTAGTCATGGGATGGACGAACGTTCTCCCACAGTGCTTGGGCGTAGTTGATGACCTGGAAGTAGCCGCAGGTAGCCAGAGCCCACCACACCGACCAAGCCAGCAGAGGGCGGCATCTGTAGCactgcaggaagtcactgaaCAACATCCGCAGCACGTCCACAAGACCACTTCTATGACTTCCTGCCTCAGCGGACCTGGATATCTGCATGGAAGTCAAACATGACAAAGCGAGCATATTTCTTCATAAAACATAATTACTCACATTTTAAGATATTAATGCTTGTCATGACCTTGGTGCAACCTGAACAAGCCAAAGTGTCACCCACCAAAGAGGCATCCTGAGTCTTCAGAGGGACTTTGCTCTCTGAATCTTCCGTCTTCTCCAGCAGTGCTGTGCTGTTGCTCTGTGGCCTCTCCTTTGCTACTCCTGGACTGTGAAAGAACAAGCTTCTCTTGGGCATGGGAAGTAACCAGGGAGCAACAAAGGCCACAGAGGCCGATGCCAGAGTGATGATGACAAGGTGGAGCAGCTGAACTTTggccacagagagcaggagctgACCGGTCAGAGATCCAGCAGCTGAGCCAAACAGAGTGATGCTGCGGCAGTAACCCGTCACTCTCTGGTAGTGTGCCGGCTCCACCACGCTGTAGATGTAGGAGTAGTAGGCTACCTCCGAGGCCGTGGCCAGCCCAAAGAAAAACTCCAGGAGCTGCATGGCCAGGAGGCCCTGCACCTTCAGCAGCATAACATAGGTAACTACTAAACTGGTGGCCTGTAGGACCAGTACAGGCTTATAACAGAGGTAGTCAGTGGCCAAGAAGATGGGGAACAGCAACACCAGGTAGGAATACGTCCATATTGGATAGATTTCATTGACAACCTGGAGATAAAAGATGAAGATGTACAACAATAGGATTTAAATTCCAGTCTGTTCACTtaatttcacattcacatttcagTCCCCTCCAAATCAATGCTACTTTCCAGGGAGGACTGGgtaaatatgttaaaaaaaacggTGAGACAATTGAAACACTCGAAACCCGCTGATCAAGAGTACGAGTTTCCAGATCTCAGTTTCCTTTTGAATACTGAAGACTAGTTTGTTTCCTTGCAGACCTGTTTAACTGATATTACCATTATAATACTTCTGGCTTCTCTTGAACAGAGCATTTTTGGCAGCAGGGACTCCAGGAGATGGAGATCCCGCCTCTCCAAGGCCTTGTGCCAAGGTCCGGTGGTGGAGCCAACATTAACAATTCTGTCAGGTATTAAGGGGCAACGTGACAGATTTAAAGACTACTTTCAGTAATACTTCTCACAGTGTACAAGCCATCTGTTTAGTTTTTATAGTCTTAATGCGACCCTTCAGAGTCTCCAGAGTCTGGCCTGTTATAAGACTCGCAGGTCTGCTGATCACTGGTTGAATGAGAAGACCTGCTCATAGGTATTAACCCTGTGACTTGTTGTTATCAAGGTGGAAAACTGATGAACACACCATAATGGTTTCCTTACGCAGAAAAGATATTCCGTTTAATTTTCAGATAACTACATCCCTGCATAACTCTCAAATGTTCAGACAGCCTAAATATTGGTATTTAGTTAATTGTGATTCTATAATTCTAAAATATTGGCATATTTTCTTTCAAACTAATTTGATCGTGGATGACCGGACTTAGTACATTTATAAGCCACTCGGGGCAGAGCGATTCAGCAAGCTGTGACATACAGGCATTTGGCAGCTCTGCGTaggagtgtgtgttcagtcgTACGTCTTACTTCTTGCTTTGCTTATGATGGCATCAAGCTCGGTTCATGCTCCAAATGCCATAAAAAACTCTGTTTGTATGATTGATATAGTTTTAGAAATTCTgaattttatattttagaaaaCATAATAGGGGCAATAGTATGCAAACACTAATATTTTTccatgttcttttcttttttctatacTTATCGAGACCTGGAAATTACTAAAATCAAAAAATTAAACTTTCCCATTTCATGTAGTGACCCtgattatgtgtgtgcacaaccACAATGACCCAAATACATTTCCCTGTGGCACAACATAAAGGCATGGGGCAATTCTGGGCAAAAACAGACTGCTTCTCTTTTTGAGAGATTTTTCTAGGCCGGCTTACAACTTGATGGAGGTTATTATGTTAGGATTAACTACAAATTCCAAAGGATTtgacaactttttaaaaagggatTACTCTGTCTGTCGCAAGTATCGTATGTATGGGCCTGTTGTTGGAGATAgcctgacaaaacaaaagaactgagCCAAAACAAGACATGCAGTCCAAATATTTTGTAGCAATCCTCCACACATAAACAGCGTTTTTTAGAGGGGGCGCTGCTATAATGGAACTATAGAACTTATTATGGATTTGggtatgttgtttgtttgttaagtGTAAATTGTCACAACACATTAAGTGCACCTCAGCACAATCCACTTCATGTAAACCAGTGAACATCTGCCTACCTTTTCTGCAAAAGCAAATGTGCATGTTAATAAAAGATGGATGGTGAGACAAACAGCAGTACAGAGGCAGGGCCAAATGATGAGGAAACATGAAAGTGTGTGAATGCACTCCAACTCTGACACAAGCAGCTCTAGTAGTGGTGTAACAAgaaaaaatgcaatgcaaacatCACCACTTTAGTCTGTGTCCTAAGAAATGGCTGACATGGTTGAGAGAAATGACTTTAAACGGTCACTTCATCAAACTAGTTTTCTTAATCACAGTATTTCTGAAGGCATCTAACCGTGCAGATAATTTGAGTTTGAACTGTCCGTTTAGCTTGTGTTGCTCAATGTTGCATTGAATATCCATTTAAAACAAGAGATTTTACAGCAACATGTCTTTCCACAAACagtgtcaacagttttcataaGGGGTGCAAAGAAGTCCTAATAGTTGAAGTTTGTGAGGATGacaaaaaagaatgaaaggagacaaatgaaatgcacccATGCACTCTACGGAGTTTAATGGGTTAATGTGTACTTTTACAGTGGAAAGGTACAGAGACACAGAATTTTGCATCTGAACAGACCATtgaaagctgcagctggagggcGATGTAGTGCAAGTTGGGTGGTGCTTagttttggtttgtttattttccGGCATAGCGGCCGGGTCCCAAACTTTCTCGTATTatcgatcaatcaatcaaactttatttctatagcgccttccaacatccaaaaggagcacaagccgcttaacaaagaaaaataaaaacaacaaataaattaaataaattaaaacaagtaaaaagaattttaaaacacacacagtcagaagcAGACTAAGCATTAAACGCCAGACGATACAAGTGCGttttaagatgacatttaaaagcattaagatcaaaaaataatttattgcaGGCAAAATAAATTTATGATTAAATTTATTAATGCTAATCCAAAATTTTAATTTACAAACCAAAATTTTTCGTTCGCAAATTCAAAAGTTTTGCCTGCTGTTGAGCTGAATCGCATGGGCAGGACAACACCTGATGTAAGACACATTTCTATTGGCTGCATGCATACCTGTTGTATGCTGACTTCCTGTTATGAAATTATAAAAGGAAGGAAGTGTCATTACGTCATCATACCAACATTCTAATGTTCTGTTTACTCACCatggcaaattaaaaaaaaaagttacatgtGAACCGTCTCTTGAAAATATTGAGTTTAGGATAAATATTATCAACAAAATCTGCATTCTTTATTTGTTCTCTCTTCCTTTTACTTTGATCCGCAAGCTGCTTTACGATGATTGATAGGGCTAATAATAGCTAATGTTATGGGAATATCAAGTATTCAAATGAAGCATTCCCAAACCTAACTGTGCAATGGTAAGCTACAAACATTAACTAACAAAGGCATATTTCATCAGAAATATTGATCATCAGAAAATAATGCACTCTTAATTATCAATAAAGAAATTTCCGCCTTGATAAAATCAACACTAGGGCTGCAATACAATTTGTCTGGTTACCTAACACCTGGTTCCCATATCAAAAACTGTAGCTAACATTACGTGACGGCTAAAGGGTTCAGGGGTAATTTAGTTTGAGTATTAGACCAGTTTAGCCAAATTTTAGTCTGTTAGTAACGTCAATCCCTGAACATTATGCATAAGAAGGTCTGGTCTGTTACAGATCCAGCACGTTAATGCAACttgcatgaaaataaattattgacTTAACatgcaaatcaaacaaaatgtacCTTGAAAGCACAGGAAACATTAGCTAAATAACAACACATCAAAATACTCGACTGGTTAAGGAGTGGTATGGCCATTCACCACTATGCTAACTGTGCCAAGAGTGTGGTACTAATGTGTGTTCAAGCACTACACAGTAACCTTCCTGTTGTTCAATTATTCGCTACcatcagcttgacctacatttcatttgcaaTCAATGAAAATTATGTTGTATCCAATTGTTGCTGGTCCATGTGTCTTGGAAAATTTCAATGTCCcggaaaaacatgaaattattgatgtttttccagTACTGAGCAAGAGCCACAAACCGGCTCCATCAATgtatgtccactaaaagtgcttgtttttgccactggcaggctcagattgttattctacatgtctgacaacattatggaaaggatccctcCACAGataaaccagaaacagctgctcgcCAAAAGCCACCAGATTCCATTTACAGAAACGTAAAAACACACTTCGTTCAAAtgcaacagacaaaataaaactcaccaaaaccttcttgaTTCGTCTTTCCCCTGTTCCAACAATCAgcaccaactctggtttggttaaAATAAACCCTTATTTTAACCAATcgggagaggagcaagagagagggagagggagggagacgcaGCTGGGGAAAACTTCATGCAGAGCCGgattattttcacatctaactcagaaattattttcagtgaACATTATGACCTGAAAGATCTAAATATATCCAACTGTAAAGTGTAAGACAATTGGTTTTGTGCCTCCTGTCCATCATGCAATGCATAAAGCAGAGCTGCCTCGgaggtgctgctttttttcccacaattGAATATTAATTTTTACAATCAAATGTCTGGATTTTTTTATAGTTCAATTATATATTAGAATTTAGACTGCTCTTTGACAGTATATGACACTATACAAAGGCATCAGAGGAGAGTTGCTGGATCTATCCATCCTCAAAGTGCTGCAGATCTACAAGGACTTCACCCGTGTTGCTGCACCATGGCTATCACCATGATGCTGGAAAGTGCCAATGGTGGACTCTTTACTGTTCTCAGTAAAGTTAAAGCTGGCAGTCCCTTGTCATCTCAACAACCCATGAAGAATTGTGGTCACACTGCTGCCCACCATGACTACCACTGACTGCCTACAGACTGCAACCATCCGCATGCATTTTGGTTTGAAGTGTAAATCAACAGCTTAGTGTCTTGGGTTCATTCGGGACATGACTTAACAAAATAGAGGGCGGTAAAGTTCTTGTGCAGATCGGCATCAACTCAGGAGGCTTAGACTTAACGTCTCAAACTTTGGGAAATATGCCATATTAAACAGAGCTCTGTAAAAGGGCTGGCTGGCAGGATTTTACAAGGGATCAATCAGACAGCAGCAATGAAAAGGGGCTTTGAAATGGAAGCAGATGCCATTCAGGACTAATGGAAGTTCAAGAGTGTCAACAACTTTTCTTGTGGGTTTGTAATCCACCCTGCCACTTCATGGCTTGGCTCATCTCCAGACGGGGCTGTCTTCGACCCACCAGAGAATCCCAAAATTGgttttattgaaataaatatGCTGACTATCCACGCCTTATAATGCAAAATGCTAAACTGAAGTTAAAGCAACAACATGCGCACTACTGGCAGGTGCAGGGTCAGCTAGTCATTGCATCAGCACGTAGTTGGTGAGTGCAGTACCATCTAGCTTGGGTTTCTTTAGTAAGGgttttacaacagctgttttaaaagcATCTGGAAAGGGTTTTGCAGAGATGTATTTGTAATCTTCAGGACATGATTTGAAACTGTTTAACAcccgcagacacacacagtgattgtCAGAAACAGGTAATTCTAACGAAATATTGTCAATGTTCAATCCTGTTGTTTTTACCAATTCAAGAATGTTACCATGCTTATGAGTGGCGTCATTCCGATATCAGGTAAGCTCAAAGTCCAGTAATCCCTGCATAAACCCCAATGAATACAGTGTAATAATAGCGCTGGTGCTGTGTCAGTTAGAAGTGAAAGGGGAGTCTGGTTTGGGAGTCTCAACAGCTGGTCCAGTGGTGTAAGGACACATCGAGGACAGCGTGTCAGCCAAATCCATGCCAGGATGCAGCTGATGTAATTCTTTGTATAAAAGTCTGTCCGTTTTAAAGTGATGAAATATACAATGGTAgcattttgtgtctttcagaaCTAAGGTCCCAGTGATTTGTAAGTATCCAAGATCCGCTTCCCGAAACTTTTGccagaaaaaaactgcatcaacaaAAGATGTAAGCAAAGCAGGGAAGCGTCTGCTTTGCAAGACGGCAGGAAGTAGAACAAAAGATGTATGTAGATCAAGGGAGTCTGCTGTTTGTACAATCACTGTGTTTCTTCAGAGGAATGAgataaacatgaataaaacaatgttaCAATTTGGAAGAGGCTGAAACCCTGATTGGGACAAATGGCTTTTTCATGTTCAGTCGCCTTTAACAAAATTCAGCACAATGAAACTTACCAAAGCTGTTAACATGGCTTTATTTTACAAATCGGCCAATATAATTGCCAAGTACACTTTGCCTGTAGGATTTAGCAGGAACATTCATATTGGTACACACATGACCCAGGTGTGTTGGTGAACAGGGTTATGGTATGAACTAATACAAACAATCCAACTGTGTGCTTTCTTTGACACTGTTAAATTAACCTAGCTACATGGTCATCTACTAAGAAACCCTTATCAGCTATAACAGCCTTGTCGGGGGACCGGAGAAGTAAGACACCTGACTGCCTGAAAGCTCTCTTTGGCATTcacagctttattggccaagtatgcGCTCACGTTCAAGGAAGAAGGAACTTACACAGGACTAGACAGCTACAACCAATGATGAGAAAGCTGAGCAAATAAAGGTAAAGAATGGAAGTAAGGGAAAAATAGGTACGTTTTTAACATAAACTAAAATGCCAATGTTAAAGCAATGTGTTCTTGTAGGTTGAAACAATACAAATAGCGCAAAGAAATCAATTCtcctgcccagggtgtcccccgccttcgcccgagagacggctgggataggctccagcccccccgtgaccctgcaaaggattcaacggtgtatagataatggatggatggatggaaatcAATTCTGAATGGATATACATGTAGTGGGTAAGTATATGCACGTGCGCATGTAGTATACAGCGCTACATCGTCACACTGATTATGACAGCGACAGTGCATGATGTCATGAGcatgttaaaaactgtgtgtatgttaaaatgttaaaatgtaatcTATGATGGAAGGCAGTCGATGTTTCAGTGTTAACGTTACAGTTATTACACGGGGACGAACTGAGTGACTGACGGACTTCACGTTATGTAAAATATGACAATTAATTAAGACGCACAAACTGGTTATCATTCTGCTGCCGAGGAAATGAGACAATTTGTGGAGAAGAGACAAAATAATACTAATCCTGTCCAAACATTTAATATCGTTCTGTCAAAAGTTAAAATATGACGCAAGGTCTTCAGTCAGCGCTAACCGCTCAGTAGCCTTTAGCCCAGCAAGCTAACTCACCTGAGTCTCTGTCAGGTTCTTGTCTGGTCCCATCAGATAGGCGGTGAGGAAAGGCTCCGACGGCCGGAGGTTGGAAAAG
It includes:
- the slc19a2 gene encoding thiamine transporter 1; amino-acid sequence: MLCESNMPVVYPTLLLCVYGFFSNLRPSEPFLTAYLMGPDKNLTETQVVNEIYPIWTYSYLVLLFPIFLATDYLCYKPVLVLQATSLVVTYVMLLKVQGLLAMQLLEFFFGLATASEVAYYSYIYSVVEPAHYQRVTGYCRSITLFGSAAGSLTGQLLLSVAKVQLLHLVIITLASASVAFVAPWLLPMPKRSLFFHSPGVAKERPQSNSTALLEKTEDSESKVPLKTQDASLISRSAEAGSHRSGLVDVLRMLFSDFLQCYRCRPLLAWSVWWALATCGYFQVINYAQALWENVRPSHDYEIYNGYVETLSTLLGALAALLVGYLPVCWSLWGELALCILSLLMAVCVFVMDTLRNIWLCYSSYVLFRATYMLLITVATYQIAASLNMQRYALVFGVNTFMALLLQSLLTVVVVDSAGLGLDVFTQFFIYGGYFAAISLVFLLAGLCKMASRRRSKQEVLASSPEETESDSPPVSAASSC